A portion of the Lolium rigidum isolate FL_2022 chromosome 1, APGP_CSIRO_Lrig_0.1, whole genome shotgun sequence genome contains these proteins:
- the LOC124683763 gene encoding MKI67 FHA domain-interacting nucleolar phosphoprotein isoform X1 has product MGLRDKKRNQRRVLSRRSAGPKTGEGKDFLPLEGKEKRIKEKLPEEPENTATVLYIGHIPHGFYEDQMQGFFQQFGAVKRVRISRNRKTGKSKHYGYIEFENPEVAKIVADEMNNYLLYEHTLQIALVPPEKVHAKLWKGVRKGFVPIDRVAIERKKLSKDKTVEEHKRMLEGIVKRDEKRRKRIKAAGIDYECPALVGFQPSAKKIKFDED; this is encoded by the exons ATGGGGTTGAGGGACAAGAAGAGGAACCAGAGGCGCGTGCTATCGCGGCGCTCGGCTGGTCCCAAGACCGGCGAGGGGAAGGATTTCCTG CCGCTGgaagggaaggagaagaggatcaagGAGAAGCTGCCCGAGGAGCCGGAGAACACGGCCACGGTCCTCTATATCGGCCACATCCCCCACGGCTTCTACGAGGACCAGATGCAAG GTTTCTTTCAGCAGTTTGGGGCTGTTAAGAGGGTCAGGATCTCCCGGAACCGAAAG ACTGGAAAGTCTAAGCATTATGGATACATCGAGTTTGAGAACCCTGAG GTGGCGAAGATTGTAGCCGATGAGATGAATAACTACCTGCTTTATGAGCACACCCTGCAAATTGCTCTTGTCCCACCAGAGAAAGTTCATGCCAAATT ATGGAAAGGGGTGCGGAAGGGATTTGTACCAATTGACCGGGTAGCAATTGAACGCAAGAAGCTTAGCAAG GATAAAACAGTAGAGGAGCACAAGAGGATGCTTGAAGGAATTGTAAAACGGGACGAGAAGCGTCGCAAAAGAATCAAGGCTGCCGGTATTGATTACGAGTGCCCAGCCCTG GTTGGCTTTCAGCCTTCAGCTAAGAAGATCAAGTTTGATGAGGATTAG
- the LOC124683763 gene encoding MKI67 FHA domain-interacting nucleolar phosphoprotein isoform X2, producing the protein MGLRDKKRNQRRVLSRRSAGPKTGEGKDFLPLEGKEKRIKEKLPEEPENTATVLYIGHIPHGFYEDQMQGFFQQFGAVKRVRISRNRKTGKSKHYGYIEFENPEVAKIVADEMNNYLLYEHTLQIALVPPEKVHAKLWKGVRKGFVPIDRVAIERKKLSKDKTVEEHKRMLEGIVKRDEKRRKRIKAAGIDYECPALVGFQPSAKKIKFDED; encoded by the exons ATGGGGTTGAGGGACAAGAAGAGGAACCAGAGGCGCGTGCTATCGCGGCGCTCGGCTGGTCCCAAGACCGGCGAGGGGAAGGATTTCCTG CCGCTGgaagggaaggagaagaggatcaagGAGAAGCTGCCCGAGGAGCCGGAGAACACGGCCACGGTCCTCTATATCGGCCACATCCCCCACGGCTTCTACGAGGACCAGATGCAAG GTTTCTTTCAGCAGTTTGGGGCTGTTAAGAGGGTCAGGATCTCCCGGAACCGAAAG ACTGGAAAGTCTAAGCATTATGGATACATCGAGTTTGAGAACCCTGAG GTGGCGAAGATTGTAGCCGATGAGATGAATAACTACCTGCTTTATGAGCACACCCTGCAAATTGCTCTTGTCCCACCAGAGAAAGTTCATGCCAAATT ATGGAAAGGGGTGCGGAAGGGATTTGTACCAATTGACCGGGTAGCAATTGAACGCAAGAAGCTTAGCAAG GATAAAACAGTAGAGGAGCACAAGAGGATGCTTGAAGGAATTGTAAAACGGGACGAGAAGCGTCGCAAAAGAATCAAGGCTGCCGGTATTGATTACGAGTGCCCAGCCCTG
- the LOC124683753 gene encoding DIMBOA UDP-glucosyltransferase BX9-like — MASAQEASNGDGRRRPLGRRVLVFPLPFQGHINPMLQLADVLHSRDLAVTVLHTRFNALDPALHPEFTFVAVPDGIPADVAASGSVISIILAMNAAMEEPGAVRDALASVLGDKGKPTAACLFIDANLLAVQKAATALGLPTMVLRSASAACFSCFLAYPMLHQNGYLPPKESELYTPVKELPPLRVRDLFFSSSSNHEMMRKVLARATEAVMNSKALVINTFDALETAELERIRRELDGAVVLAVGPLHKLSARSTGSSLLREDRSCIEWLDTQPTGSVLYVSFGSLASMDAAELLEVAWGLANSRQPFLWVVRRDLVRGSHGSDLPEGFGLAVEGRGKVIPWAPQQEVLAHPAVGEFWTHNGWNSTLEGISEGIPMICRPQFADQMMNTRYVEAAWGVGFELEGELKRNKIEEAVRELMKDAKGVVARERAQELKKKVESCLESGGSSLLAIDKLIGQILSL, encoded by the exons ATGGCCAGTGCCCAAGAAGCATCCAATGGTGACGGCCGGAGACGGCCACTCGGGCGCCGGGTGCTTGTGTTCCCGCTGCCGTTCCAGGGCCACATCAACCCGATGCTGCAGCTCGCCGACGTGCTGCACTCCCGGGACCTTGCCGTCACCGTCCTCCACACCCGATTCAACGCGCTGGACCCCGCCCTCCACCCTGAGTTCACGTTCGTCGCCGTGCCCGACGGCATCCCTGCGGACGTTGCCGCTTCGGGGAGCGTCATCtctatcatcctcgccatgaacgCCGCCATGGAGGAGCCGGGGGCCGTCCGCGACGCCCTCGCATCGGTGCTCGGGGATAAGGGGAAGCCCACGGCCGCGTGCCTGTTCATCGACGCCAACCTCCTGGCCGTGCAGAAGGCCGCCACGGCACTCGGGCTCCCGACCATGGTGCTGCGCTCCGCCAGCGCCGCCTGCTTCAGCTGCTTCCTTGCCTATCCCATGCTCCACCAAAACGGTTATCTGCCTCCCAAAG AATCGGAGCTCTACACGCCGGTGAAGGAGCTGCCACCGCTGCGTGTCAGGGACCTGTTCTTCTCGAGCAGCAGCAACCATGAAATGATGCGCAAAGTTCTGGCCAGAGCGACTGAAGCAGTGATGAACTCAAAAGCCCTCGTCATCAACACGTTCGACGCACTCGAAACCGCCGAGCTTGAGAGGATCCGAAGGGAGCTAGACGGCGCCGTCGTGCTCGCGGTCGGCCCACTACACAAGCTCTCCGCCCGGAGCACCGGGAGCAGCTTGCTGCGCGAGGACCGTAGCTGCATCGAATGGCTGGACACGCAACCCACAGGGTCCGTGCTGTACGTGAGCTTTGGGAGCTTGGCATCCATGGACGCTGCCGAGCTCTTGGAG GTCGCTTGGGGATTGGCGAACAGTCGCCAGCCATTTCTATGGGTTGTTCGACGGGACCTCGTGCGAGGATCACACGGATCAGATCTGCCGGAGGGGTTTGGTCTCGCCGTGGAGGGAAGGGGCAAGGTGATCCCGTGGGCCCCGCAGCAGGAGGTGCTGGCCCACCCTGCAGTGGGTGAGTTTTGGACGCACAATGGCTGGAACTCAACACTGGAAGGCATCAGCGAGGGTATCCCCATGATCTGCAGGCCTCAGTTCGCGGACCAAATGATGAACACGAGATATGTGGAGGCAGCATGGGGTGTAGGGTTTGAGCTGGAGGGTGAGTTGAAGAGAAACAAAATCGAGGAGGCAGTTCGGGAGCTTATGAAGGACGCCAAGGGAGTGGTTGCAAGGGAAAGAGCACAGGAGctaaagaagaaggtggagtcttgTTTAGAGAGTGGCGGGTCTTCTCTGTTAGCCATTGATAAGTTGATTGGGCAAATATTGTCTCTGTAA
- the LOC124683731 gene encoding 5'-adenylylsulfate reductase-like 4: MSARAFGVLLFLPLLAAAASEGACPKPPAAAAILPRASGSCPAADSPGLWVHHVGVVEGDDGVLQRAVTLVLQNREDFIAILFHASWCPFSKIFRTDFQKLSSFFPKIAHFSFEESRIKPRMLSRYGVRAFPTLFLVNSTVRVRYHGSRTMSSLVMFYNDVTGINPVSVDALSLKGMQDTVHIVENESESENEKNTELEDSLFLWARSPDRLLHEDTCLAFASAFVILRLFFFLLPKLNACVKQAWRMRFHELKRLFPSLS, encoded by the exons ATGTCGGCGAGGGCCTTCGGGGTCCTGCTCTTCCtccccctcctcgccgccgcagccagcgAGGGGGCCTGCCCgaagccgcccgccgccgccgccatcctgcCCCGGGCGTCGGGCTCATGCCCCGCGGCCGACTCGCCGGGGCTCTGGGTCCACCACGTGGGCGTCGTCGAG GGGGATGATGGCGTTCTGCAGAGGGCAGTGACTCTTGTGCTGCAGAACagggaagattttattgctattcTTTTTCATGCTTCGTGGTGCCCTTTCTCGAAGATCTTCAGGACAGATTTTCAAAAGCTATCATCCTTTTTTCCTAAAATTGCTCACTTTTCTTTTGAAGAATCACGTATTAAACCAAG AATGTTATCAAGATATGGAGTCCGTGCCTTTCCTACACTTTTCCTTGTGAACTCTACAGTGCGTGTACGGTATCATGGATCTCGGACCATGAGTTCTCTTGTTATGTTCTACAACGATGTTACAG GTATAAATCCTGTATCAGTGGATGCATTATCCCTGAAGGGAATGCAAGACACGGTACATATAGTTGAAAATGAGAGTGAGAGTGAGAATGAGAAAAATACAGAGCTGGAGGATTCTCTGTTCTTATGGGCAAGATCACCTGACAGATTACTTCATGAGGATACATGTCTGGCATTTGCTAGCGCTTTTGTGATCTTGCGGTTATTCTTTTTTCTGCTTCCCAAGCTCAATGCATGTGTGAAGCAAGCCTGGAGGATGCGATTTCATGAACTGAAGAGGTTATTTCCTAGCTTATCTTGA